In Hermetia illucens chromosome 1, iHerIll2.2.curated.20191125, whole genome shotgun sequence, one genomic interval encodes:
- the LOC119648529 gene encoding probable aconitate hydratase, mitochondrial — MAASMRLLHGQVRNAGRYAVDLQNRHFHASCVVASKVAMSKFDKDAVLPYEKLVANLEIVKKRLGRPLTLSEKVLYSHLDEPHEQDISRGTSYLRLRPDRVAMQDATAQMALLQFISSGLKKVAVPSTVHCDHLIEAQIGGEKDLKRAKNLNEEVYKFLASACAKYGLGFWKPGSGIIHQILLENYAFPGLLMIGTDSHTPNGGGLGCLCIGVGGADAVDVMANIPWELKCPKVIGVHLTGKISGWTSPKDIILKVADILTVKGGTGAIIEYHGEGVNSISCTGMATICNMGAEIGATTSIFPYNSRMSDYLKSTRRDDIAAEANKYKDKLFTADAKCEYDQIIEIDLNKLEPHVNGPFTPDLAHPISKLGANAKKNGYPIDIKVGLIGSCTNSSYEDMGRCASIAKDAMSHGIKSKIPFNVTPGSEQVRATIERDGIAETFRNFGATVLANACGPCIGQWDRKDVKKGEKNTIVTSYNRNFTGRNDANPATHAFVTSPELVTALSIAGRLDFNPLTDSLTGKDGKQFKLKAPFGDELPSKGFDPGMDTYDAPPSDGSKVKVDVDPKSQRLQLLEPFDVWDGKDHTDMTILIKVKGKCTTDHISAAGPWLKYRGHLDNISNNMFIGATNAENNEMNKIRNATTGEWGAVPDVARDYKAKGIKWVAIGDENYGEGSSREHAALEPRHLGGRAIIVKSFARIHETNLKKQGLLPLTFANPGDYDKIQPSDKISLLGLKNIAPGKPVDCEIKHADGKVDKIKLNHTMNEQQISWFKAGSALNRMKQIAAQ; from the exons ATGGCGGCTTCCATGAGATTGCTCCACGGCCAG GTCCGTAATGCCGGCCGATATGCAGTTGACCTTCAAAATCGTCATTTCCATGCATCCTGTGTGGTTGCATCCAAGGTGGCCATGTCGAAATTCGACAAGGACGCTGTGCTTCCATACGAAAAACTTGTTGCCAATTTGGAAATTGTAAAGAAACGCCTTGGTCGTCCATTGACCCTTTCCGAAAAGGTTTTGTACTCACATCTTGATGAACCCCATGAACAAGATATTTCCCGTGGAACTTCATATTTGAGACTTCGTCCTGATCGCGTTGCCATGCAAGATGCCACCGCACAAATGGCTTTACTTCAATTCATCTCGTCCGGCTTGAAAAAAGTTGCTGTACCATCAACTGTACATTGCGATCACTTGATCGAAGCTCAAATTGGTGGCGAGAAAGATTTGAAAAGGGCTAAGAACTTGAACGAGGAAGTGTACAAATTTTTGGCATCAGCTTGCGCTAAATACGGTCTTGGATTCTGGAAACCAGGAAGCGGTATCATCCATCAAATTTTGCTTGAGAATTATGCCTTCCCCGGACTTTTGATGATTGGTACTGACTCGCACACTCCAAATGGAGGCGGTTTGGGATGTCTGTGCATTGGTGTCGGTGGTGCTGATGCTGTTGATGTAATGGCCAATATCCCATGGGAATTGAAGTGCCCCAAAGTTATTGGGGttcatttgactggcaagattaGCGGCTGGACTTCTCCAAAAGATATTATTTTGAAAGTTGCTGATATTCTCACCGTCAAAGGAGGTACTGGAGCTATCATCGAGTACCATGGAGAGGGCGTAAACTCAATTTCATGCACGGGTATGGCTACCATTTGCAACATGGGAGCTGAAATTGGTGCCACCACTTCAATCTTCCCTTACAACAGCCGCATGTCTGATTACTTGAAATCCACCAGGCGAGATGACATTGCAGCAGAAGCCAACAAATACAAAGACAAACTTTTCACTGCTGATGCCAAATGTGAATATGACCAAATCATTGAAATCGACTTGAACAAACTAGAACCCCATGTGAACGGTCCATTCACTCCCGATTTGGCCCATCCCATTAGTAAATTAGGcgcaaatgcaaagaagaatggtTACCCTATCGACATCAAGGTTGGCCTTATTGGATCATGCACCAATTCCTCTTATGAAGATATGGGTCGCTGCGCAAGTATTGCAAAGGATGCCATGTCGCATGGAATTAAGTCGAAAATTCCATTCAACGTTACCCCCGGATCAGAACAAGTTCGTGCAACTATTGAACGTGACGGCATTGCTGAAACATTCAGGAATTTCGGAGCCACGGTATTGGCAAATGCTTGTGGTCCATGCATTGGTCAATGGGATCGTAAGGATGTGAAAAAGGGAGAGAAGAACACCATTGTTACCTCTTACAATCGTAACTTTACTGGAAGAAATGATGCTAATCCTGCTACTCATGCCTTCGTTACCAG CCCGGAATTGGTTACGGCACTTTCAATTGCCGGTCGTTTGGACTTCAATCCATTAACCGATTCATTGACTGGTAAAGACggaaaacaattcaaattgaaGGCTCCATTCGGCGATGAATTGCCATCGAAAGGATTCGATCCTGGCATGGACACATATGATGCACCCCCATCA GACGGTAGCAAGGTGAAAGTAGATGTTGATCCTAAAAGCCAACGTTTGCAACTTTTGGAACCATTCGACGTTTGGGATGGCAAAGACCATACAGATATGACCATCCTCATCAAAGTCAAGGGAAAATGCACCACAGATCACATTTCAGCTGCTGGTCCATGGTTGAAATATCGTGGCCATTTGGATAATATTTCCAACAATATGTTCATTGGTGCAACGAACGCAGAAAacaatgaaatgaataaaatcCGAAACGCTACGACTGGTGAATGGGGTGCTGTACCCGATGTTGCTAGGGATTATAAAGCCAAAGGTATTAAATGGGTGGCGATCGGCGATGAAAACTACGGTGAAGGCTCATCTCGCGAACATGCCGCTTTGGAACCACGTCATTTGGGCGGCCGAGCTATCATCGTTAAATCCTTCGCACGTATCCACGAAACGAACTTGAAGAAACAAGGTCTACTGCCACTTACTTTCGCTAACCCCGGGGATTACGATAAG ATCCAACCTTCCGATAAAATCTCCCTTCTCGGCTTGAAAAACATCGCCCCAGGAAAGCCAGTCGATTGCGAAATCAAACATGCGGACGGCAAAGTCGACAAGATTAAGTTGAATCACACAATGAACGAACAACAGATTTCATGGTTCAAGGCTGGCAGTGCTCTTAATCGTATGAAGCAAATTGCAGCCCAATAA